In Sphingobium sp. B2D3C, a genomic segment contains:
- a CDS encoding DUF892 family protein produces the protein MSTQARDLTSLLTVCLEDLYAGRVLAAEALPSIAAAVGLPVSQLVDALAGSWRDQARAINALEPIDDPAENLWMGGIVKDAHRDTETIPQGSLRDIAIVGAVRKAVAADAVSLETAIAIANTLSHERAQEALSAMRTHAHATDEQFRTLLLDVTRAAG, from the coding sequence ATGAGCACCCAAGCCCGCGACCTGACCAGCTTGCTGACCGTCTGTCTGGAAGACCTCTATGCAGGACGGGTTCTTGCCGCCGAGGCTTTGCCCTCGATCGCTGCTGCCGTCGGCCTGCCGGTCTCCCAGCTTGTCGATGCCTTGGCGGGCAGCTGGAGGGATCAGGCGCGTGCGATCAACGCGCTCGAGCCGATCGATGATCCCGCTGAGAACCTCTGGATGGGCGGCATCGTCAAGGATGCCCACCGCGATACCGAGACGATCCCGCAGGGGTCGTTACGCGACATCGCCATCGTTGGCGCCGTGCGAAAAGCCGTGGCGGCCGATGCCGTCTCCCTGGAGACCGCCATCGCTATTGCGAACACGCTCTCCCATGAGCGCGCGCAGGAGGCTCTGAGCGCGATGCGCACGCATGCCCACGCCACCGACGAGCAGTTCCGCACGCTGCTGCTCGACGTGACGCGAGCCGCCGGCTGA
- a CDS encoding gluconate 2-dehydrogenase subunit 3 family protein gives MTQTSPSRRQFLAAVGNLASAAWVTLNWPQIASAAEHVGHGHGGAGAGEGHTSFTTLNPAEAANVDAIANQIVPGGAMPGARDAHIVYFIDNAMGSFFAEQWPSFKAGLTEFNAGYAAKYGTQAPFSAAPDAQQIAWLKEVDKTPFFLAVRRLTVLGLIAMPKYGGNFEGVGTKLIGVVDSHYWEPPFGYYDKDYPGFEPYPGTKPYMA, from the coding sequence ATGACCCAGACTTCTCCATCACGCCGCCAGTTTCTCGCTGCCGTCGGCAATCTGGCTAGCGCGGCCTGGGTGACCTTGAACTGGCCACAGATCGCATCCGCCGCAGAGCACGTCGGGCATGGTCATGGCGGCGCAGGAGCGGGCGAGGGGCATACGAGCTTTACGACGCTGAACCCTGCGGAAGCGGCCAATGTCGATGCGATCGCCAACCAGATCGTGCCGGGCGGCGCCATGCCGGGCGCGCGCGATGCGCATATCGTCTACTTCATCGACAATGCGATGGGCAGTTTCTTTGCTGAGCAATGGCCGTCCTTCAAGGCCGGCCTGACCGAGTTCAACGCTGGCTATGCCGCGAAATATGGAACGCAGGCGCCATTCTCCGCCGCGCCGGACGCCCAGCAGATCGCCTGGCTCAAGGAGGTCGACAAGACGCCCTTCTTCCTGGCGGTGCGTCGGCTCACGGTCCTCGGCCTCATCGCCATGCCCAAATATGGCGGCAATTTCGAGGGGGTTGGTACCAAGCTGATCGGCGTGGTCGACAGCCATTATTGGGAGCCGCCCTTCGGCTATTACGACAAGGATTATCCGGGGTTCGAGCCCTATCCCGGCACCAAGCCCTACATGGCCTGA
- a CDS encoding aldehyde dehydrogenase family protein → MNQMSNVKLEQFPYSEAAKKALARKPQLFIDGQWVDSTGGETLGVIDPSSGKEISRFVDASDADVDRAVAAARRAFDDGRWSDLPPIVRETMMRKLADILGAHADELAELEAIDNGKPKGMAGAIDVPGAIGMMHYMAGWATKLGGEMIEPMSAPRGAFHSYVRREPIGVAAQIVPWNFPLLMAVLKISPALAAGCTVVLKPAEQTSLTALRLADFIAEAGIPAGVVNIITGNGHTAGDRLVRHPDVDKVAFTGSTEVGKIINRTATDSLKRVTLELGGKSPVIVLPDVDPKVVGPGTAQAIFFNSGQVCVAGSRLYAHKSVFDSVLENFVEASAFWQPRASLDPDAHMGPLVSDEQMQRVMGYIEDGKKAGASVAVGGDAPASEGGYYVNPTVLVDVKPDMRVVREEIFGPVVVAQRFDDLDEVARQANDTSFGLAAGIWTKDLSAMHKLAAKLKAGTIWGNCHSMIDPALPFGGYKESGLGREQGRQGVEAYTELKSVIIAL, encoded by the coding sequence ATGAACCAGATGAGCAACGTGAAGCTCGAGCAATTCCCCTATTCGGAAGCGGCCAAGAAGGCGCTCGCCCGCAAGCCGCAGCTGTTCATTGACGGGCAATGGGTGGATTCCACCGGCGGTGAGACGCTGGGCGTGATCGATCCCAGCTCCGGCAAGGAAATCAGCCGCTTTGTCGATGCGAGCGATGCCGACGTCGATCGCGCCGTGGCGGCGGCCCGCCGCGCTTTCGACGATGGCCGCTGGTCCGACCTGCCGCCCATCGTTCGCGAGACGATGATGCGCAAGCTCGCCGATATCCTGGGCGCCCATGCCGATGAACTGGCCGAGCTGGAAGCCATCGACAATGGCAAGCCCAAGGGCATGGCCGGTGCCATCGACGTGCCCGGCGCCATTGGCATGATGCATTATATGGCGGGCTGGGCGACGAAGCTGGGCGGCGAGATGATCGAGCCCATGTCCGCACCGCGCGGTGCTTTCCACAGCTATGTCCGCCGCGAGCCGATTGGCGTCGCCGCGCAGATCGTGCCGTGGAACTTCCCGCTGCTGATGGCGGTGCTGAAGATCAGCCCGGCGCTGGCCGCCGGTTGCACGGTGGTGCTCAAGCCGGCCGAGCAGACCTCGCTCACCGCGCTGCGCCTGGCCGACTTCATCGCCGAGGCCGGCATTCCGGCCGGCGTGGTGAACATCATCACCGGCAACGGTCATACCGCCGGCGATCGGCTCGTGCGACACCCCGATGTCGACAAGGTGGCCTTCACCGGCTCGACGGAAGTGGGCAAGATCATCAACCGTACTGCGACAGACAGCCTCAAGCGCGTCACGCTGGAGCTGGGCGGCAAGTCGCCGGTGATCGTGCTGCCGGACGTCGACCCCAAGGTCGTCGGCCCCGGCACCGCGCAGGCGATCTTTTTCAATTCTGGCCAGGTTTGCGTGGCCGGCTCACGGCTTTATGCGCACAAGAGCGTATTTGACAGCGTGCTGGAGAACTTCGTGGAAGCCTCCGCATTCTGGCAGCCGCGCGCCAGCCTCGATCCCGATGCGCATATGGGGCCGCTGGTCAGCGACGAGCAGATGCAGCGCGTGATGGGCTATATCGAGGACGGCAAGAAGGCGGGCGCCTCTGTGGCCGTCGGCGGTGATGCGCCGGCGAGCGAGGGCGGCTATTATGTCAACCCGACCGTGCTCGTGGACGTGAAGCCGGACATGCGCGTGGTGCGCGAGGAGATCTTCGGCCCCGTCGTCGTGGCCCAGCGCTTCGATGATCTGGATGAAGTCGCGCGACAGGCGAACGATACGAGCTTCGGCCTTGCGGCGGGCATCTGGACCAAAGATCTCTCGGCCATGCACAAGCTGGCCGCGAAGCTGAAGGCCGGCACGATCTGGGGCAATTGCCACTCGATGATCGACCCCGCGCTGCCGTTCGGCGGTTATAAGGAAAGCGGCCTTGGCCGCGAGCAGGGCCGTCAGGGCGTCGAGGCCTATACCGAGCTGAAATCGGTCATCATCGCCCTTTGA
- a CDS encoding YdeI/OmpD-associated family protein → MGNLVGKTADAFPHGTVHRAADDLQHALTADADLFALWEKLTPLGRNEFICWVEDAKQAKTRERRIQRTCEELREGKKRPCCWAGCIHRTDKAPGRWQQAVLIDGKTGKTPPA, encoded by the coding sequence ATGGGTAATTTGGTAGGCAAGACGGCAGACGCATTTCCGCATGGCACCGTCCATCGGGCCGCAGACGATCTTCAGCACGCGCTGACCGCAGATGCCGACCTGTTCGCTCTCTGGGAGAAGCTGACACCACTCGGCCGGAACGAGTTCATCTGCTGGGTGGAGGACGCGAAGCAGGCGAAGACCCGCGAAAGACGGATCCAGCGAACCTGCGAGGAACTGCGCGAGGGCAAGAAGCGGCCCTGCTGTTGGGCCGGGTGCATTCACCGGACGGATAAGGCCCCCGGGCGATGGCAGCAGGCGGTGCTCATCGATGGCAAGACCGGCAAAACGCCTCCCGCCTAG
- a CDS encoding GMC family oxidoreductase — protein MDRKTYKTSETVDFIVVGSGASGGIMARELARAGNSVVVMEQGPRLEAYEFEHDELKYRHLSGITNSPTANPQTFRSDPSKAAQRMERNALTYARVVGGSSAHFNANFWRLHEIDFIEGSRWGSIPGADLVDWPITYAELEPYYTMVEWEVGVSGLAGASPFDPPRSKPYPMPPLPVKSSGVLFERGARKLGLHPFPAPLAINSVIYKDRPPCAQCGLCGGFGCEVMAKSSSVWTVIPEAEATGNCEIRSESYVFRIGMNDAGRATGVHYFDKDRKEQFQNARAVVVCANGAETPRLLLNSATNAFPDGLANSSGKVGRYLMCNKGGGAMARFEQPLNEYKGANVTRILHDFYDADEKRGFYGGGGFDARSGGPLTWGQSVPKGTPTWGPGFKEYLESYTYWMNCSGHGTSLAQETNRVDIDPELKDEWGIPAIRVTYKDHPDDTKHANWQADRAVEIMDAAGATQVVRSEVGEGRGGVHLLGTCRMGNNPETSVIDKYHRTHDVRNLFLCDGSSMVTSGRGQPTQTIEALAFRAAEHIARFARTNQI, from the coding sequence ATGGATCGCAAGACATACAAGACCAGCGAAACAGTCGATTTCATCGTCGTCGGCTCGGGCGCTTCGGGCGGCATCATGGCGCGGGAACTGGCGCGTGCCGGCAACAGCGTCGTGGTGATGGAGCAGGGGCCTCGGCTGGAGGCCTATGAGTTCGAGCATGACGAGCTGAAGTACCGGCACCTGTCCGGCATCACCAACAGCCCGACGGCCAATCCGCAAACCTTCCGCAGCGACCCGAGCAAGGCGGCGCAGCGCATGGAGCGGAATGCGCTGACCTATGCCCGCGTGGTCGGCGGCAGCAGCGCGCATTTCAACGCCAATTTCTGGCGACTGCACGAGATCGATTTTATCGAAGGCAGCCGGTGGGGCTCCATTCCCGGCGCCGATCTGGTCGACTGGCCGATCACCTATGCCGAACTCGAACCTTATTATACGATGGTGGAATGGGAGGTCGGCGTGTCCGGCCTCGCGGGAGCTAGCCCGTTCGATCCACCGCGCAGCAAGCCTTATCCCATGCCGCCGCTGCCGGTGAAATCCTCCGGCGTGCTGTTCGAGCGCGGGGCGCGCAAGCTCGGCCTGCATCCGTTCCCGGCGCCGCTGGCGATCAATTCCGTGATCTACAAGGATCGGCCGCCTTGCGCGCAATGCGGTCTGTGCGGCGGCTTTGGCTGCGAGGTGATGGCCAAGTCCTCGTCGGTCTGGACGGTGATCCCCGAGGCCGAGGCGACAGGCAATTGCGAGATCCGCTCGGAGAGCTACGTGTTCCGCATCGGCATGAACGATGCCGGGCGCGCCACCGGCGTCCATTATTTCGACAAGGATCGCAAGGAGCAGTTCCAGAATGCCCGCGCCGTGGTCGTGTGCGCCAATGGTGCGGAGACGCCGCGGCTGCTGCTCAACTCCGCGACCAATGCCTTCCCGGATGGGCTGGCCAATTCCAGCGGCAAGGTCGGTCGCTATCTGATGTGCAACAAGGGCGGCGGGGCGATGGCCCGGTTCGAGCAGCCGCTCAACGAATATAAGGGTGCGAACGTCACCCGCATCTTGCACGATTTCTATGACGCCGACGAGAAGCGCGGTTTCTACGGTGGCGGCGGGTTCGACGCGCGCTCGGGCGGCCCTCTCACCTGGGGGCAGAGCGTCCCCAAGGGCACGCCGACATGGGGGCCGGGATTCAAGGAATATCTCGAATCCTACACCTATTGGATGAATTGCTCGGGCCACGGCACGTCGCTGGCGCAGGAGACCAACCGCGTCGACATCGATCCCGAACTCAAGGACGAGTGGGGCATTCCGGCGATCCGGGTGACGTACAAGGATCACCCTGACGACACCAAGCATGCGAACTGGCAGGCCGATCGGGCGGTGGAGATCATGGATGCCGCCGGCGCGACGCAGGTCGTCCGCAGTGAAGTGGGCGAAGGGCGCGGCGGCGTCCACCTGCTCGGCACCTGCCGCATGGGGAACAACCCGGAGACGTCGGTCATCGACAAATATCACCGGACCCATGACGTGCGGAACCTGTTCCTGTGCGATGGATCGAGCATGGTGACGTCCGGGCGCGGTCAGCCCACGCAGACGATCGAGGCCCTCGCCTTCCGCGCGGCCGAACATATCGCCCGGTTCGCGCGGACCAATCAGATCTGA